In Nicotiana tabacum cultivar K326 chromosome 10, ASM71507v2, whole genome shotgun sequence, the DNA window tggaccataggtatgggacgggtagtgcatgcgTAGGGcacgatttagaattgaattagagcgctcttaggtaaacaactttaacatagtaatcgggtagtatgagatgatagtctgtgcccgctgaataatatgagtaacactcCATCTCGAGGTagttacgaaatattatttatgttgtacggggtgatcctttaggctaaaaaacttaggacccccccccccattttctttctttttctactaGAATCAAAAATAGTTGTACCCCTCTGTTCAAGaccttttataataaaattctTAAATGTTGTGCTCTCTCTCTTCGTTTATTTGATAATatagactaatccatataatttaagTTTGGCTAGGACcgacagttgtggacctcgatgagtgcctaacaccttttccttgaggtaatttgagcctttACCCTATCTTTGGCAATGCGGACTAGTTAAACCAGagtcatttgcaaataggtgccctaccGCACCTTgaaaatcgttaggtggtgactctcctcttttaaaAAGGGGCACAACAGGGACAACATTTGGGACCCGAGCGATGGCTGCACCACCACGAGTATCAGTGAGGGAAAAAAAAGTAAACATAAAATTAAACATTCTAAGGAAAGATCTACTTACGTGAcatattccacttctcagggaataaCCCCAATTCAGCCGGAATCAAGTCCGAAGTCCTCATTCGGACAAAACAGCCTTGCCAGCCTCGATCCCGATCTTCGTCGATACTTGAGAATGGGGTTTTACTGGCACGACACACGAGCTTTATCAGCCCCTCCCGGAATAGTTGAGGACTGTATAAACGAAGCATGTGATCCACGATAAACCAGCAGGAGTCAATTTTGCTCACGAAAAATCGAAAGAGGATCACAATCCTCCACATTGAAGGATGAATCTGACCGAGGCATACCTTGTATCTCTTACAGAAGTTTATGCTGACCGGGTCCACTGATCCCAATGTAATGAGATAAGCGTAAACACTCAGATATCCCTCGACATGGGTGGTAATAGCCTCCTCGGGGTCGGGGACCACTATATTTTCATcggcccagttgcagtctttGTGGATTGTAGGGAGGACCTCTTAGGTAATCGAGCAGATGTATCTCGAGACCTCCTCACAATGACCTTGTACGGAGGAAGGCTTTTCAACCTTTAAATCATCGTTGACCGAGCATCCCCAggggatgaacattttcaagGGGGTTCGAGTGCTAGTTCATCAACAGCCATATCCGGAGCGGTCTCCTCGACCTTAGTGGCTGGCCGCGAAGTAGAAGGAGCTTCTTTCTGGGGAACAGTTTTGGAAGTCTTTGCCATTCTTTTAGAaagtaaaaatggagaaaaatctggaaaagatgaagaaggaaaggaaattgaAGGATTAAACTTGTTGGCTTGAGAAGAAGATGGGAAAAAATTTCTGCAAAGGACCTTGAGTATTGAAATTCTAAAGGTACGAGGGTAGAAGGTTTGATGTAAAGTGAAAATGGACAaaggagggggtatttatagtagttAAGCGATGCTTCACGTCTAGGGACAACCAACCGGTGGCcgacatgcatttaatgccattatgaCGTAATTGACGAGACGTTTCGGGTTTTTGTCGTTTCTCCCGCGATGTGTCGAAGTAGGAATCggaagctcatgtcgtttctcgtcattTACTTTCCGAGAAACACGGGGACTATCGACGCAAAGTCCCATCGAGCCAGAATCCGGGGGCATGACGCCTGCCCCCGAGAATATCGAGGTCATGGCTCCAGAATCTGTCCTAGCCTCGATCGACTTTAATGAACATTATCGGACAATCAGGCATAGCCAATAGAAGGCCGAAATATCCTTGATCGTCCGGATATCACGACGGGGATATCGTCACGTATCGATAAGGAACCGACAATCAGTTAATGAGAAGATTTTCTActttttatagagttgtacctaaagtaagattcccctactatataaatggcGTCAGTTAATTCATGAAGTACATTGTACCACGCACTctaaagcaatatattattattttatctgTTATTAGCTCTTTCTCTTGTTCTTTATTGCTGGTCGTGGTAAGCCCGGATCAAGGGtgactatttcactaaggctGGAACTACCTTACTCGTATGGTTTGAATTTATTCTATCTTTGTTTGTTCAATATTGACTTAATTTATCGTTTTGTATCGAATTAATCTGTATATCATTAAAACAACTTACAAATAGGGTAAACAATCTTTAAAATAGAATACACCATttaactatttatttatttacctcATATTTTAGTAGTATAAAACGTCAGTTTAACTTTTTACTTAGAATGGTCGGGGCGGATTCTAAGCTAAGAGTTTGTTTAAGAGAAAAAAGTGTCGGCAGGTTTCAGTTTCAAGAGTCATAGATGGAGACAACAAAGAAGTGATAGTACAATTTAATGCCAAGTTTCAATTTTTGGCGTTAAGCTTCAAAGAAATCAATACTAGAGTTACTACAATACAATCAAAGACTTCCATAAATGGGGAACCACCATCCCCGTTACAAACACCACCATCACCATCAACAAGGCCCCCCATTTCCTGTGCCTCCAGTACCCACAGCTCAATCCCAGAACACAGTGAGTACTCAAATGGATTTGGTTTTGCCTTATGGTCAAGTTGACTCTAGCTTGCGTGCTCTAGCTGGTCAAGCTGAGGGCTTTGGCGGTTCTTCCATTGGTGGTCGTGATGGTCATATTTATCAAGTTATTAATCTCAATGGTTAGTTTGCTTTTCTTATTCCTTGTGTTTGGGTTGATGATAAGTTATGGGTTAAAATTATTTGTTGTGATAAGTTATGCTACTATGGTAAAAGAGCAGCCCGGTGCGCAAGGCATCCGGGAAGGGTCGCTCCTCTTTGGTGTGTGATGTAGACAATCTCTAATGCAAGCATTTgtggctgcttccacggctcgaacccgtgacctataggtcacacgggaCAACTTACAGTTGACCCAAGGCTCccatctttttcttttgttgggaGGACATAGTTTTTCCTGCTTAATGGAAAATATAGTGGAATGTGtttgattttggaattgatgttgTTCTAAGTACTTAAGTAGTTTTGTGGGTATAACTACCGGCCTAGATAAAGACAAGCATTAGTGGATAGTGTTATCCGGTACTTAtgttggtgggaggtagcaggtacctTTTTTACCGGCCTAGATAAAAAAAACTAAGTGATTTCTTCATGTCTGTCCGAGCATTGGTGGATCGTGTTATCTGGTACCTATGTTGGTGGGAGGTAGTAGGTACCTCGTGGAATTAGACGAGGTGCGTGTAAGCTGGTCCCGATAACggatataaaaaaaattgtttcgCTGGTAAATGTGAATTCTTTTGAATTGGTTGACACGGCATTGACTTCCCATTTCTTATATCTGTTCTGCCTTAATAAAAACTGCAGTTGGTTGATCAACTATGCCTTAGACCTAAATTAGTTGTGATTGGCTATTTGAATGCTCTATATCCATTCTGCTCTGTTCATGTAAGCTTCATTCTAATGCTAAATCATTCTCCTTTTAGGGAAAATCAAGTTACTCTATATTTCACACTTCTCCTGAATAGTTGTTTAATCCGAACTTGTTGGTATAGTCTATATGGATCATTGTCTTTTATTGTGTATTATCTTTAGCTAAATATGCGTTGATTTTTGAAAGAGTAGTTAATTTTGCAATGTACCAAGAGATTCATTTGAGACAACTTCTCATTTTAGATTTACCTCATCCCCTTTTCACTTTTAATCGTCATATTATCACAGTCACAAAATTCATTTAAGGTTTTTTTGATATAACATCAATTGCTTATGTCTTATTATTGGACAGAATGCAAAAAggtccttccttttcttttgcttcataAGTTTTCACATCTGTGGTACTGTCTGCATTTTAGGTTGTACCATAGGTTGAATGTTTGTTGGGCTCACGATCATCATTAAGCATTGGTGAAAAACCAATAAGAAGATTAGTGCAAGTTGGGATCACTCCATCGGAAAGTTAGCAGTATTACCATTGTACTTGATACCCTGTCACAGTTTACTAACATCACTATCCTTGCACATGTGCAATCAAAGTCATTTGAGTTTCTTGGTTGTCATTCTTATACcagttttagaaaaataagatAATGGATATGGCAAAAGCTTTTGGCTTTCCCTTTGTTAGTATGGTGTGTACCGGGATGCTGATTCTTCCAAAAGCCAGCTACGACCTCCTCCCTGATCTTGGCTTTCTTATCTTTCATGTTTCCATCCCACATCTTGCTCTTCTACAACCTCCTGTAACTATCATTAGCGTCACTTGTCACAAAAATGCGTTACATTTAAGACAAATGTCAAAGAAAATGGTTTAGGCAGAGGATCTCTCAAGAATGCTACTGAAGTTGCTCTGAGAATGAAAAATTGGACAAGTTTATAGAGCATAGCGGGAGACGTGATGGTGTAACATGATTTAATAGCATGGCGGGGGTGGTGATGAGGGAATGGCGTTCCTCTTCCCCAGGGAAGGGGAGGTGGTACAAGGGGCGAGTGTCAGAGGAAGCATCGGCGTTGCATTTTCCAAGATATACTAGGATTagaggaagcattattggtggagaaggataaagaaggatatagttgcatatataAGGTGCGAGCTAGGATTCCATTTAAGGTTTATTAAGGGAATGGGATGGAATATAATAAGTCCAGACAGAATAAGATAACAGGGTTGGAGCATTCTTGGTGAGAAGAAAGTAGTGTGACTATCTTTTATTGTTCGTTTCCGCTGATAATAATATAAGATTTATATATCGCACATTATTGTAGATGATGGGCCAGGATCACTTCGAGATGGATGTCGTAAAAAAGAACCTCTATGGATCGTCTTTGAAGTTTCAGGGACGATTGAACTCCGATCTTATTTGAGTGTGTCGTCTTACAAAACTATTGATGGGCGAGGCCAAAGAATCAAAATCACAGGGAAAGGTTTGAGGTTGAAAGAATGTGAACATGTGATCATCTGCAATATAGAGTTTGAGGGAGGCAGAGGACCCGATGTTGACGCCATTCAGATTAAACCAAAGTCGAGGCATATTTGGATAGATCGTTGTAGCCTTAGTGACTATGACGATGGTTTAATTGACATCACAAGGGAGAGCACAGATATTACTGTTTCTAGGTCAGTCAAACTTTCTTTATCATATAGTATCTTGTTATGGCATCTATTTTTGGATCTTGAACTTTGTTGTTGCGACCAGGTGTCACTTTTCAAAGCATGATAAGACCATGCTTATTGGAGCAGATCCTTCTAATTGTACCGACAGATGTATGCGGGTCACCATTCACCACTGCTTTTTTGATGGAACTAGACAGCGGCATCCTCGTGTTAGATTTGGCAAAGTACATTTGTACAACAACTACACCAGGAACTGGGGAATTTATGCTGTTTGCGCAAGTGTAGAATCACAGGTAGTACCGCTTTTAGCAGctttttcctctctctctctctctctcttctctttttaAAGGTTGGGAAAGTAGGGTTATGTAAATTCAGTAATATCTGTCCTTGCTATTGTTGTTGATAACTTAAATATCTCGTGTCAGATATATTCCCAGTGCAACATATATGAAGCTGGACAAAAAAAGGTGGCCTTTAAATATCTCACAGAGAAGGTAAATCTACTAcgtaaatttattttattttgcaacAAAACCCATGTGATAAATCATCTACTGTTTTCTTTTATGCAAAAGATTTCCAATTCTTTCTCTTAGACAGCAACTTGGATTGCACAGTAGACTTGTGCAGTCTTAAGTCTTAACCTTTAAACTTGACGAGTCCAAAGTTAGCAGTAAATTTTATGATGATCCTTCTTCCTGAAGTCCTAATCGTCATACTACAGTAGATTATGTGTAATCAGCTTTTTGCCTTAGTACCCTTTTTCCGCCTTAGTACTAGAGCTTAGGGCCTAAAAGGGAATTGAGAATGAAAATCAGAAGGAGAAGGACATTTACTGTCATGAGGAAATCTCAGGATGCAGCATAACCTTCAAAGAATTTTTGCTATTTAACTGTTTCTTGTAAGACTGTCTATTCTTGCATCCCCTAAACTTTTCAGGAGATTGCTGTGTCCCTTCAGGGGGAGAAGTGCCATATAAAACTATTTCTATTGTGGCAATGAGCCCCCTACGCTAATATTTGTGGCATTTAAATCTATTTGTTGTGAGAAAGATAGCAAGTTACCCTTTTCTGCATGGTTTATCTGTACAAAAGGTTTAAACCCCAACGCTGTAAATGAAAATGTTTAATCTATATTTAATCAAAAATTAAGTTGCTCTTCATGTAAACTCTGCCTCTGTAGTCGCAAAGTATAGCTGGTGGTGCCAATCCTTGATAAAGAAGTTATGATAGGTTGTTGACCAGGGTAAAAACCCGTCGTACTATGAGGAATCCTTTGAGTACTGAAACATGAATAGATCAGATTGAATATTCTTATTCATCTACTCGATCCCAACTAACTTGGATTGAAGGATAGTTGGTTGATTAATTGAATGAGAAAGTGAAAAGGGGAAATGAGGATGAAAATCGGAAGGAGAAAGACATTTACTGTCATGAGGAAATCTTAGGATGCAGCATAACCTTGAAAAACAATTCTGCTATTTAACCGGTTCCTGTAAGACTGTCTAGTCTTGCATCCCCTAAACTTTTTGGGAGATTGCTGTGCCCCTTCAGGGGGAGAAGTGCCATATAAAACTATTTCTATTGTGGCAATGAGCCCCCTACGCTAATATTTGTGGCATTTAAATCTATTTGTTGTGAGAAAGATAGCAAGTTACCCTTTTCTGCATGGTTTATCTGTACAAAAAGTTTAAACCCCAACGCTGTAAATGAAAATGTTTAATCTATATTTAATCAGAAATTAAGTTGCTCTTCATGTAAACTCTGCCTTCTGTAGTCGCAAAGTATAGCTGGTGGTGCCAAACCTTGATAAAGAAGTTTCGATAGGTTGATGACCAGGGTAAAAACCGTCATACTATGAGGAATCCCTTGAGTACTGAAACATGAATAGATCAGATTAAATATTCTTATTCATCTAAATGATCCCAACTAACTTGGATTGAAGCGTAGTTGGTTGATTAATTGAATTAAGTTGCCCTTCAGAAAATATGCTGATACTTGGTGCTTATTCAAAGGGTATGGTTGGAAGATCAAaagacaacaacaacacaacaacaacgacccagtataatcccacaagtggggtttggggagggtaatatgtacgcagaccttacccctaccccgaagggtagagaggctgtttccaggagaccctcggctcaaaaaaagcaacaggagccgatatattagtaccataaaaaagcataatacaataacaacaatataagagatatacaacaacaacgacccagtataatcccacaagtggggtctggggagggtaatatgtacgcagaccttacccctaccccgaagggtagagaggttgtttccaggagaccctcggctccaaaaaagcaacaggagccgatatattagtaccataaaaatgcgtaataaaataacaacaatataagagatatgaaatacagaatacgaaatacgaaatagatggctgatatagtaaaactagcaggtaaagccctgcatcaatagacgaccaattacattcttagtctaacttctaactggctagtctcactctattgtgttgtagaaatattcacaagtttcccCTAACCTataaccttaatgctcgacctccataattccctgtcaagggccatgtcctcagtaatcctaagtcgcgtcatgtcctgtctgatcacctctccccagtacttcttaggtcgccctctacctctccgcgtgcccactacagccagtcgttcacacctcctcaccggtgcatcagtgctcctcctctgaatgtgcccgaaccatctgag includes these proteins:
- the LOC107759580 gene encoding putative pectate lyase 4; protein product: MGNHHPRYKHHHHHQQGPPFPVPPVPTAQSQNTVSTQMDLVLPYGQVDSSLRALAGQAEGFGGSSIGGRDGHIYQVINLNDDGPGSLRDGCRKKEPLWIVFEVSGTIELRSYLSVSSYKTIDGRGQRIKITGKGLRLKECEHVIICNIEFEGGRGPDVDAIQIKPKSRHIWIDRCSLSDYDDGLIDITRESTDITVSRCHFSKHDKTMLIGADPSNCTDRCMRVTIHHCFFDGTRQRHPRVRFGKVHLYNNYTRNWGIYAVCASVESQIYSQCNIYEAGQKKVAFKYLTEKAADKEEGCTGSIKSEDDLFVCGTQAGLLSTCSGNNIFNPSEFYQTWTVERPSDALKHYLQHCTGWQSIPRPN